GAGCAGCAAAAGGAAGTTCTGCCTGTGCTTTAATCTCTCCTGTCTTTCCGTCAAGTACTACAAGGCAGTTTTTCCCGTCAATTTCCTGGAAAGCTATAACTTCGTTATGACAATCAAGATCAATATCATAAATAGCAAGGGTAAAATTATGGTACTTTTCTTCAACACCGGGGTCATTCGGGTTAAACTTCTCCCAAAGCAGATTGCCATCCCAGTCAAAAGCTTTTATAACCCGTCTGCCGTCATTAAAAAGAAAGTCAATCTTTCCATCCCCTGTAAGGTCTCCCACACTCAATCTGCATTCAGTTACAGGATTATCCGAAAGATCAATGTGTTTGTAAAGCCCTACGCTTCCAAAAAGCATTTCTGCTGATAAAAAGATAAACAGCAACACTGTCTTTATTGATATTTCTTTTATTCCTCTCATAATTTCCTGCTTCCCCTTTATCTACTGCATTGCCCTTGATAACAAAGGAGAATAATGCAATAATCCTGCCATCTTTTTACTGAGAAATTAACCACAAAATCTTATATTTCAAAGAAAATAAACGGAATTTTTTGCCGTATTCACTTTATAAGAAGCATTTTTTTCACTGCTGTAAACTTTTTCCCGGCATTAATTCTATAAATGTAAATACCTGAATTCAAACCTGCTGCATTAAAAAAGACATGGTATGCCCCCGGATCGTAAATTTTGTCAGTGAGAGTCGCTACAATCTGTCCGTTTACATTATATACTTCAACCTTCACGTGTGTACGTTCTGCAACAGAAAATCTTATTGCAGTCTCAGGGTTAAATGGATTGGGATAGTTTTGGCTCAAGCTGAAATCAACAGGTTTTTTGCTGTTTTCAATCACCGGTGTAGCAGAGTATGAATTTGAGAAACATGATGTATTTCCGTGTGCATCAATGGCAATTGCAGTTATATTAGGGCCTGTTACAGAACCCTGATAAGCCCAGTCACCGTTAACATCAGCATTTACTCTGGCTTCAAATA
Above is a genomic segment from bacterium containing:
- a CDS encoding T9SS type A sorting domain-containing protein, producing the protein FEARVNADVNGDWAYQGSVTGPNITAIAIDAHGNTSCFSNSYSATPVIENSKKPVDFSLSQNYPNPFNPETAIRFSVAERTHVKVEVYNVNGQIVATLTDKIYDPGAYHVFFNAAGLNSGIYIYRINAGKKFTAVKKMLLIK